Proteins found in one Gemmatimonadota bacterium genomic segment:
- the rplP gene encoding 50S ribosomal protein L16, producing the protein MLMPKRLKYRKRQRGRMTGIATRGATLEFGDYGIQALEPGWVTNRQIEAARIAMVHHMRRGGKVWIRIFPDKVLTEKPAETRMGKGKGSPTGNWVAVVKPGRILFELRGVASDMARESIALAQQKLSVKTRLVVREDL; encoded by the coding sequence ATGTTAATGCCGAAGCGACTGAAGTACCGCAAGAGACAGCGCGGCCGCATGACGGGCATCGCGACCCGCGGCGCCACGCTGGAATTCGGCGATTACGGTATTCAGGCGCTGGAACCGGGCTGGGTCACCAACCGGCAGATCGAAGCGGCCCGTATCGCCATGGTCCATCACATGCGGCGTGGCGGCAAGGTGTGGATCCGGATCTTTCCGGACAAGGTCCTCACCGAAAAGCCCGCCGAGACGCGCATGGGAAAGGGCAAGGGCAGCCCCACCGGAAACTGGGTGGCCGTGGTGAAGCCCGGACGCATTCTTTTCGAACTGCGGGGCGTGGCCTCCGATATGGCCCGGGAGTCCATCGCGCTGGCCCAGCAGAAGTTGTCGGTCAAGACACGCCTGGTGGTCCGCGAAGACCTCTAG
- a CDS encoding 50S ribosomal protein L22, with translation MEARATARQVRGSARKIRQVADMIRGRSVQEALNILQFVPKACARPLEKTVRSATANAMNVDDEHTLDIEDLKIKTVYVDGGPVMKRIHYGPRGSASTIRKRTSHITVVVAD, from the coding sequence ATGGAAGCCCGTGCAACGGCGCGGCAGGTACGCGGCTCCGCACGCAAGATACGCCAGGTGGCGGACATGATCCGCGGCCGGTCCGTGCAGGAAGCCCTGAACATTCTTCAGTTCGTGCCCAAGGCATGCGCCCGGCCGCTCGAGAAGACCGTGCGTTCCGCGACGGCGAACGCCATGAACGTGGACGACGAACACACGCTGGATATCGAGGACCTGAAGATCAAGACCGTTTACGTCGACGGCGGTCCGGTCATGAAACGCATCCATTATGGACCCCGCGGCAGCGCGTCCACGATCCGGAAGCGCACCAGCCATATCACCGTGGTGGTCGCGGACTAG
- the rpsC gene encoding 30S ribosomal protein S3, which produces MGQKTHPIGFRLGVIKTWQSNWYSDRNMADLLQEDLMIRRYVKSRLTRAGIAKVEIERAPQKATITIHTARPGIVIGRKGAEVDKLRDELQHLTGKEIYINIQEIRRPELDAQLIGDSIARQIEQRISFRRAMKKSITAAMRMGAEGIKITCGGRLGGAEMSRSESFNDGRVPLHTLRADIDYARSTAHTTYGCIGIKVWICKGEIIKGEEGEAGAGQTTL; this is translated from the coding sequence GTGGGCCAGAAAACACATCCGATCGGTTTCCGTCTTGGCGTGATCAAGACCTGGCAGTCCAACTGGTATTCCGACCGAAACATGGCGGACCTGCTCCAGGAAGACCTCATGATCCGCCGCTACGTCAAGAGCCGCCTCACGCGGGCCGGCATCGCCAAGGTCGAAATCGAGCGTGCGCCGCAGAAGGCCACCATTACCATACACACCGCACGTCCCGGCATCGTGATCGGACGCAAGGGCGCCGAAGTGGACAAACTCAGGGATGAACTTCAGCATCTGACCGGAAAAGAGATCTACATCAACATACAGGAGATCCGCCGTCCGGAACTGGACGCCCAGTTGATCGGCGACAGCATCGCCCGGCAGATCGAACAGCGGATCAGTTTCCGCAGAGCCATGAAGAAATCCATCACCGCGGCCATGCGCATGGGCGCCGAGGGCATCAAGATCACCTGCGGCGGCCGGCTCGGCGGCGCGGAGATGTCCCGGTCCGAATCCTTCAACGACGGACGCGTACCGCTTCACACGCTCCGGGCGGACATCGACTACGCGCGGTCCACCGCCCATACCACCTACGGGTGCATCGGCATCAAGGTGTGGATCTGCAAGGGTGAGATCATCAAGGGTGAAGAAGGGGAAGCCGGGGCAGGACAGACGACGTTATAG
- a CDS encoding 50S ribosomal protein L29, producing MKLYELRQLSETELRDRVAELREEIFNLNFQKATRQMADAKRISSSRREIARILTLLHEDELQIRSIQAAGD from the coding sequence ATGAAACTGTACGAACTTCGTCAACTGTCCGAGACAGAGCTCCGCGACCGGGTGGCCGAACTGAGGGAAGAGATCTTCAACCTGAATTTTCAGAAGGCGACGCGGCAGATGGCGGATGCGAAGCGCATTTCGTCGTCGCGCCGGGAAATCGCCCGGATTCTAACGCTACTGCACGAGGATGAACTCCAGATCCGATCCATCCAGGCGGCGGGCGATTAG
- the rplN gene encoding 50S ribosomal protein L14, which produces MIQEYTWLNVADNTGARQVRCIKVLGGTGRRYASVGDRFVGSVKEAAPGGSVKKGEVVKAVVVRVRKEVRRRDGTYIRFDENAAVLIDDQGEPRGTRIFGPVARELREREYTRIVSLAPEVL; this is translated from the coding sequence ATGATTCAAGAGTATACCTGGTTGAACGTCGCGGACAACACGGGCGCCCGGCAGGTCCGCTGCATCAAGGTCCTGGGCGGCACCGGCCGGCGGTACGCCAGCGTGGGCGACCGGTTCGTGGGATCGGTGAAGGAAGCCGCTCCCGGTGGTTCGGTGAAGAAGGGCGAGGTGGTAAAGGCCGTGGTCGTGCGGGTCCGCAAGGAAGTGCGGCGCCGCGACGGGACCTATATCCGGTTCGATGAGAACGCGGCCGTACTGATCGACGACCAGGGCGAACCGAGGGGAACGCGCATATTCGGCCCCGTCGCCCGGGAACTGCGCGAGCGCGAATACACCCGCATCGTTTCGCTGGCCCCCGAGGTCCTCTAG
- the rpsQ gene encoding 30S ribosomal protein S17, which translates to MKERGHRKNRVGRVTSNKMEKTITIAVERMVKHPFYGRYVRRTTKLTVHDEEQTCRIGDIVRVTETRPLSKNKRWRLTEVIQRAEQV; encoded by the coding sequence ATGAAGGAGCGGGGACACAGGAAGAACCGCGTGGGACGCGTAACCAGCAACAAGATGGAAAAGACTATCACCATCGCCGTAGAACGGATGGTGAAGCATCCTTTCTACGGCAGGTACGTGCGGCGCACCACCAAGCTGACGGTCCATGACGAGGAACAGACTTGCCGGATCGGCGATATCGTCCGGGTCACGGAGACGCGTCCGCTGAGCAAGAACAAGCGCTGGCGGCTGACGGAAGTCATCCAGCGCGCGGAACAGGTCTAG